The Microplitis mediator isolate UGA2020A chromosome 4, iyMicMedi2.1, whole genome shotgun sequence nucleotide sequence GTGAattctgattaaaaatttactccaaattcAACCCCGATTTTTACACTctatattattgttaaaatttttttataattatgagatatatatatatttcatcgctttaattattttcatttaaaaataagtaaaattaacgataaattttgcttttaaatatcttaagaaatgaaaatattagcaatataattaatataagtaTGATATgaatattagaaaattaagaaaaatataaacttttatacttttatatagttatttttataaaataaataaatatacataggTAAATCgtcaaatgaatttttttttaccaactaTTTATAGAAACCTTTGaatataaagtaattattttgttatttaaaattatacttatttcttgcacttatttattatttaattttatacaataacttatttcgtaattttaaatttaaatgttaattttttcttttttttttttatgttaactaatatttgattaaaaagttatatcaTTATTCAGAGCATCTATTATCACTTATCAGACACACATTAACATGTacattgtataaaataatggttatatatatatacgacaTATTACTTAatgttacatatattttactcaCATTGTCACTTTATttgatttactttttatttagtcGTATTATATTATcacaatatattattttattataattataattactattattactatagaaaaaaaaaaaataaataataacatatatCATATGACtttattgaattttgaatttaaaacgaatttgatatTGACTTTAGGTCATATAATGACCTATTGTCGATTAATTTACCTAAGTTGATTATGAAAATTgacaattataatattaagcAAAAAAAGACATACACtagaaataaaatagataataaaatttattactgttTGCAACACGTCCACTATATCAATAtgaatagtatatatatagatattcaGTCAGTTGTGTAGTGGGTGTTTATGTGTGGCAGTTTTTAATACTCTTTATTTAGATATacccaaaaaaataatgataaaattaattgactatTAGTATATCTGATGATAGAATGATGTTTGGGCATCAGGtccaattaaatatatagatgtTGGTTTACCATTAAATCCGTAAGgtcctttttttaaattttttattaaactttgtttttttttatttttgaaaggTTTTTCCCATTGATATACTGAAATTGGTTTTCCATTACTTATAAAATCAAtcggtaaatttataaatggatttattttttggtGATGATGATTTTGAGCAATAAATGATggtaatttattactataacCAGGCCTTAAATTGGACGTCGAGAATTTTGGTGGATTTGAAATGTAACCAAGTCCTGGTACATAAAAATAAGGAACTGGTGGTAAACGaacgtaaaatatattactatcttttatttttttgttataaattaatttttcctttgCATCATATAACGatgataagtatttattttctggTATCATAtacgaatatttttgataatatgatgatttttcatttaaattatctttttttgattttaatgtaGATAAATCCTTTTTATCTTCTTTATTgctgtcatttatttttttaattaaactattaGGTTCTTggtcatcattttttatctcattattaacaacaatatcatccgataattttatttttaaaggtGCCGCCGTAACAGTAATCACAACcagtattataattatcaaataagtCATCATTATTGTGTCTGTAATTCAATAaagatttttatattattaattgctacatatataaaaatgataaaaacttttaaacttATGTAATGTATATCAGTTTATTgagatcatttttaaatcaacactaaatcattaaaataatatatttattactgatTGAAtccgtatatatattatctttttatcacattttccattgtattataaaataaattttctcgtactttttttgttatacaTTATGttcttttaagttttaaaaatatttagagatGTGTGTTTTATATCTTATATAAAAAGAAGCGAAAAAAAACGATAGTatagttaaatttataatatgatttgaaaaaaattttacaagattttaaaataattgagcatcagattattgataaaaatttttgacctATTGTGTGATTTCGATAATGATTTGTCGGGTTCTATAGTAAAGAATTTATGGTAATACTATGTTATGGTAATACTATTTACCCATTATATAGATGGTGAGAGgcttatatatttgtatacgaTATTACAAGGAAGTGAAATCTTAACCAACCGGGTACAATCAGGGCTGTTGTTTAACTCAGAAGGCTCAGAAGTAACTTTAAGTAGAAGCGTGTGAAAATAACATGCTGCTGTATATTGTTGTTTTTAGTTATTACATTATAACGAAAGTTAATAATGTAATattcttataataatttatccatTGAATAATAACAACGACAATAGCAAATGTTAATACCATCAAGTACTGAGTATGCTataataatcgattaaatatatagACATAATATTTAATCATGATAATACCAGCAAATTAAGAAAgaagagaaaagaaaaaaaaattacatatgatAGTCCCTGATAATACACGATTTAtaatagataataatattaataaaaacagtAATAGTAATCATCAGAAGCAAAGCCCCGATAATTtccacaattaaatttttatttatatgtatatacttttttttattaattttttaaataaaaaagaattttttcatgtttagtgattaagaattaattatcaacataacaatgttattaattataattgaggAAATgttattatcaaattaaaggacaatttatatatatatatatatatagggaattaaatttttttcccaagtTAATAAGCAACCAAAGCGACATATACCAGTAGCAGATCCCCATAAATATACAAGAACCTATGCAAGATATATACAACtcagataatttttgtttaataattgataataagcTAAGGCGCGCCACgcagttttactttattacataaataataaatatttaaaatatctgtatttatatatatttttatcaataactttaataaaattattgaaataaaaaaaattcaacaacaATTACATATAACAAAGAACGAATGTATTACATTTGCGAAATTTATCTATggattattgtcatttttaactattcagataaattttaaatttaaattgttattgtttttgAATCCTTACTGACCTGACAAGAACAAATTGCAAACTgtcattcaataatttaatataaaatttaaaaaaaatatacatgtatCCCTGTgtttatatatacacatatactatcatttaacagaaaatatttaatgaggataaaaaatgacctcaatgagtttttaattatatgagaGATAAATGCAAATTTACAACACGGGGGAACGAAAAAATAGGCGGAAGTCTTTACAGTAATCaaaaatcttatatatttataaaccatgtgaatatttttgtaattttttaattatgcaacataacataatataaaaaaaaaaaaattaatatttcaatttataatttatcaatagaaaaaaatatataattttttcaatgaaattctttttttgtaacataaaaaaatttttaaatatcaactataaaaatatatatacttgatTTGGGCATGAAATCAAGAATAAGAAAACAAAtgttaaatgtaaaatatCTTTGTGCTGTGGAAACGAGTATAGTTATTCGTTCTAGAAATTACATGACGCTGACAAAATGACAAATTGTATCGATCTTATTAGCGGACGTAAACTTGGCATACCaccaatataaatatatacatatataaattgtattttatcacaaaactcaatgtacattttaattaatcatgattatcagaagaaaaaggaagaaaaaaaaagtttctatttTTATGACAAACTGGCTactatgtaaatttttataaacccataaacttattgataaattatagcaattgaatttattgtttaaattatatttaatcattaaggctgacagtaaaattttaacacactaATAAGTCTCGATCATCAACGTGTcgtgtgttaaaaaatcacaatGTAACGTTGTCACTTAGCAAGTTACATACTTGGCATTCAAGTGTGTTTGAAAACCCGTCTACTACTGTACATATATTATGTATTATaatacacataaaaaaaatattgtgcaTACAAATTATTACCGGTCATCTTCATTATGACTTGTTACattcctaaattttttttaatcttatattaaaatcaacattcattttaataagatataaacaaaactatttttgctgttattgtcaattaaatttactctataaaaattttaaataattttaaacaaaacagaaaacagaaaaaaaaaatcttaatatGTTATGAGAATTAAAGTAGGTATCTTGTCATATTAAACtggattatatataagataaTAAACTTGTTGCGGTTTTATATCCAGCACGTGCGAACTGtgttgtcattttttttttatttttttttatcatttataataaagtaattgttgatttagatttagatgataataataataataataataataatataatttcctcgagtattaaaaattttaattttataagtttgggcaagtttttatttttaagtgacTCGAAATGTAATatgttattgatatttatataactTATTTATGGCTAATAAATGCTGTGTTGTCAATATTGACTCAAAATTTCTATAACTAATCTCATAAACATCAACAGTGTCGTATATATAacttaaatgaaaattattatacgtaAATACTATAATTGCGCAGATCTATTATTACGAAACAAATCCTCAATTTACACAAACCTTGCCGTACAAAGTGTCACCTTCGATTAATCCTTAAAGAGGACAAGGACTCCAATAATATTGAAGGAtccttatttattatattaaggcaataataataataataaactataacaacactcaaaatttgaatcaataaatgatTTCATTaacataaaagaaataaacttaaaattgtcaaataatttataaataaccactaatgacattaattatacatattttataatttttttttgtttatttattcataagaaatgaaaatattaagtttACTAGTCTTTATGGATCACGAGTTGCTATAAGAATGAAGCCTTTTCTTAACGATGTCTTGTATTTAAAGCACGTTCCCCACTACATATTTTACATTACGTTATAAAATCTTtggtttatttttctaaataatactttttttggtttaacTTTCGCttgttgttaaatttaatattcattaatgtcattataacataattttattaattgttaaataataataatgataaatatttatagttttgttTGAGCATTTTTATGGCTGTGAAATAAGACATGGATATAGTACAATCATAACACTTAttgcaataattataaactccttacttatttatatgtatatatattgatgtATAAGTCAAACAAGTCCGATTTTACTAAGGTACTTGATAGACAACACATATATTAGAGTTATTTACCATGTAATGACCGTTGTACCAGATAGTCACGGGAATGCCGCAGTAGTAGGACCGTTTTAATGAAATTCACCAACTCCACCGTTTCGCTTGTGAAACTATATTATTCTCTTGTTGAGAGAGAATTACCACGATGTCATGAGAATATATGCCAGAATTGAACGCGCTCTGCATTTTTAATATACAACAAgtcacttttaatttattttattttattttcttttatatatttcgtTTAAGCAcaggaatatatttttttaacacttgaATCTATgtgacatttttaaataaattttaaaatagatgaaaaattttcgctaataaataaatttacgtaaCCTACTTTACAATAAATGATTGAATATCACGAATAGCTTTTCTGTAtaataaaaagatttaatagaaaatacgAGAGTTATTGGCACTTCCTTAGATAATTTCATCATGATTAAATTTCTCTAAAAGGTCTACAAATTCCTCAAGCTCTGTTTCACTTTGACtgttgtttaattttatcaacgaacgtttcattatatatttattataatatatagtatataaataaatatttagtttaaatgtaaaaactagtaatttttttttttttttatattcaagtATTTATATAGCTAATTGTTGATAATACTTAACGATAAGTACGTTATTAATATTATCCAATTTAAAagattaatcaatatttaatctaatttgaacttttaaaaACGGCGCGAAAAAACTGTGCGCATGAATCGTAATCCACATGCGCATGAAGTTGATTAATGAATGGTGTATATTCTTATATGACtgcggaaaaattttaaacattaaGCTCACATGCTCTATTCATTATttgtgattatttaaaaattaatatatagatatattgtAATGGAAGCTCTTGACATAAAAATACTATATGGAAGTGAAACAGGAACTGCCCAAGATATTGCTGAAGGAATTTGGAAATTAGCGAAGAGGTTATGCATAacaataacaaatatatacatgaaaattattattataataattattattattattattgttataggTGCGAATTAAAATGTTCAGTAATGTCTATGAATGATTatgatatcgaaaatattattaacgaAAAACTAATAATATTTGTTGTTTCAACAACTGGCCAAGGGGAATGTCCATCAAATATGCGTAAATTTTGGCgttttttattgcaaaaaaaattacctgataattttattgataatttaaaatatgcaGTACTTGGGTTAGGTGATAGctcatatgaaaaatataattatgctgctaaaaaattaaataaaaggcTATCACAATTAGGTGGTACATCATTAATATCAATTGGTTTAGCTGACGATCAACATGATTTAGGAATCGATGCTACTGTAGATCCATGGATACAACAATTAtggaatgaaataaatataatatataataatataccatcaatatcatttaatatttatgataataataataaagaaatagaAGAACGTTATGATATAAGTATCTTAAGTaatcatcataataataataacaatgatttaaataaaatagatcggTTATCGGATGTCAAAGTttataacaatatatatatgagagaACTAGATGTTAATGATGAACTGAaagtttgtaaaattattggTAACACAAGAATAACAGCTCGAGATCATTATCAAGATGtaagattaattaaattatcatttgataaattagtaaattatGAACCAGgtgatgttatttatttaagaccACAAAATTCATCTCAacaagttgataatttttttaatttactaaataaatataatattccaCTTGATAGAAAtactattattaaatttaaaaaaaaagaaataaaattaccatacATTTTACAAGAACCAGTAACGCTTGAACAACTTGCTAAACAATATTGggatttaaattacaaaccAAGAAGATCAACAATTCATTTACTAGCTTCAATTAGTGATAATCAATtggaaaaagataaatttattgaatttacaaCATCTGCTGGACaagaagaattatttaattatattaatcgaCCAAGAAGAAATATTATTGAAGTATTGAATGATTTTCCACATAcagctaaaaaattaaatgaaaaaatattatttgaaataatgtcACCAATAAAACCACGTGTTTTTAGTATTGcttcaagtaataaatatactaaaaatcaaattgaattATTGGTAGCTgttgttaaatataaaacaaaacttGTCGTACCACGTTTTGGTTTATGTTCTAATTGGTTGgcatcatttaaaattttaaatgatagtaatgatgataatgaagaaaataaaattttatgttggttacaaaaaggaaattttaaatttgattatgaTAAACCAATGATTTTAATTGGTCCTGGTACTGGACTTGCCCCATTTAGATCATTGTTACTTGAAAGAGCATCATTAAAACATAATTTAACCGatacagttttattttttggatgtAGATATAAAGATAAAGATTATCATTGTCGCaatgatattgaaaaattaattgataataataatttaaaagttttttgtgCTTTTTCACGAGATCAAGAAAATAAagtgtaatattatttaattaatttataaaaactttaatttgttattataatactttttatttaatttttttttcattaggtACGTCCAACATATTATACGTAAACAAGGAGAATTGTGCTGGGAATTATTATCTAAAGgtggtaaaatttatttgtcggGTAGTTCAAAAAATATGCCAAAAGATGTGAGAGAcgaatttgttaatttatcaaaaaaatttggcaATTTCAATGATGATCAATCCGAAGAATTTGTTAAAGAACTTGAAAAAACTGGACGATATCAAACAGAAACATGGgcataaattatttgtaaataaataaataaataaataaaaattaatatttatattcatttattaattaacttatctGTTAAAAAATGTCTATTATGTGTGACGTTCTCGTCTGATttcatctataaaaaaaaatttttaattatttatttcaataaagtttTACATCGGAATCATTGAGTATAAACGTTTCGTCGCTTACAGCGGGTAACGGATATCTCCCGAGATAAGAGATTGCGAACGCCGTCGTGGCTTGCAACTAGACATAACATCCGTCAAGGTATGAGTTCCGAGCCACGACGTTGTTCACACAATAACTCGAGATGCTGTGTCAtcatatttgttaattatataagCTGGTGCATAATGTAGCGGAGTTAGTCTTTTGACAAACTGCCCAGAGCACAGACCTACTTAttctatcaataaaaaaccCATTCTCTACCCCTTTGAGTTTTACTCTTTCCTTAAAAAACCGAAAGCGCGAGAAAGCTGCTACGGTCACATCCTCACTACTTCCAACCGAGAGCGCGTGAAAGCTGCTACGGTTCCTACTACCATCCTTAGCCGAAAGCGCGAGAAAGCAGCTACGGCCTTGACTCCGGAAATTACCATCCCTGTTCCATGCGCAAGAGGCGCGGTCGCAAGGCAGGTCGCCGTCTGCAATTCTGGCGGTTGCAAGGTCAGCTTAACCCGGTGTCGGGGTCTCCGCCCCAAGTAAACGGTAAATCCGACGGTCCGCGTGTTGCGTCCGAGGAAGTATTGCTCGGTACGCGTTTAGTGTTGGTCGTTCCGCGTAGTGCCGATCACATCGTCGAAGCTGCCGCTCCGATACTCGAGTCCGAGAGTATCCCAGCTCCAGGAAGTCCCGGAGAGGGTCCCTTGGATTTCATAGTGGAACCACCATCAGATTGTCCACCAGCCTTCTGGACAGGAATCACCGACGGCTGGGGACTAACCGAGATCAACCTGCCAGCAATAAACCAACCCCCGGGAGGAACCATTCCATTCCGTGACCCTAGGTACGGGTATTATTCCGAGGAGCACTTCCGGCGGACAGGAAGTGACGACTATCCACCGCTAGAGGCTAAGAACCTAGAGAAAAAGGGAATAGTTTGGGGTGACCTATGGGGCCCTTAAAGGTACGTGCCTAAAGTAATtcagagaaatttaaaaagtaattaaaaggaGCTTAACAGTCGGCGCATCAGGGGTCCATCGACACCCTAACGTCGCCAGCCTGGTAGATCTTTAATAACAAACCCCGAGGAAATTTTGGGATGTAACAATGGTGCTGTGACCAGGATACTGATAAGCTCAttttagttgtttttttttctctttttcttttcattaatttatttattaggtGATTTTCTCTGTGAAGTGTTGTGCGTTTACGATTTACGGTGAAAGTTACAATGAACAAGTGTTGCTACggactattttattattaatattcaaatttctcTCCGTTCCCATCGCGAAtcttattattgtgatggcgGTTAGAAGAACTAATCTAATTACGGGTCTAGtgataaaattactaaagtaAACTAGccttataaattaatcaaattattaaaatcaagTATTAAACATGAAATCGATTAAATTCATGGCAAAGCGGTCGATTTAACATATCTAGCTAATGGATTTCgcaatttgtaggaaatttcaaTAACTTTAGAACACGAGCTCTTAGAAACCGAACAAATTAGCtttattcgttttttttaatttttcgcgAAAATGGATCTAAAAAAACCCATGACAGAAGAAGAGCTCCTCGAATTACACGATCGTTTAGAGGCTCAATGCGTAGCCCAAAGCAAGAAGGAGGCGGATTTAGAGGCCCGCGAAAGTTTGATTAAATCCCGACTGGCTGATTTAACGACACGAGAACAGGAGCTCGAGTGCGAAATAAACTCGCGACTTCGCGATCGCGAATCAGTACTTAGGAGAATGGAAATTGAACTTGGAGAGCGAGAAATGGAAATCCAACAACGCGAACTtgctttaataaataattcagaaAGTGACGAAACCGTGCGGAGACGCGAAGTCGAATACGAACACCGGATGCAGAAACTCGAGCGACGTGAAGCCGAATTGGAGCACCGGACGGATGAGCTCTCGCGGAAGGAGGCAGAATCAGGAAATCTTTTGCTTAATGCTAGAAACATTCAACTTGAGCATTTAGAGACCCGCGACGGCGCGCTAAATAGTCGCGAGATTGCTCTAAATGATCTCGCTAGAATACTATCTGAAAAAGaggataaattaaatagaaagGAGTTAGAACTCGAGGCTCAAGATAACGAGCTGCAGGAAAATGCGGAGTTGTTGCAGAACTGGGCCCGTGAGCTCAAGCAATATAAATCAAATTCTTCGAAATCGCCTTCTGCCGTAGAATCATTAAAGAGAGAAATTGCTCAACTTAAAATCAGCACGCCGAATTCAACCCCGAACGCCACTCCGATCGACTCGTCAACGGGCGCGAACATCACTATTAAGGACGCGTTATCTTACGTTCCTATGTTCGATGGCTCAAGTTCCACGGTATCGGATTTTATCAGATCCTGCAGACGCGCTTGCTCTATGCTACCATTAAGCGCTGAGTTTATGTTCTTGACCCTCGtgcgtcaaaaatttaaaggcgAGGCGCGGACTGCGGTAGAGAGTATGGATTACAGCAATATGCAAGAATTCGATAACCTTTTGCGATCTGTTTTCGACCGGCGTCGATCGGCaaatcaatataaagctgacATGGAAAATATCTTCATGAGATCAGATGAAAACATCGTTTCTTATGTTAATCGAGCGCGTACGATCTATCGAGATATAATGCATGCGGAGAGATCTGAACGCGGTGATTTGTCCGTGACAGAGACTCTCAAAATTGAAAAGGATGCAATTTCCGCTTTCCTTAATGGCATTCCTACGCTGCTCCAGGTTCAATGTATGCTTAGACCTCACGAAAATTTAGAGCAAACTTACGCGTCAGCAATAGACGCTTTTAAAAACCAGGAAGCTAATAATAAACGATTCGGTATTCGAGTACCAGCTCCATTAGCTGCTCAGCCTATTGCATCGGTCGCTCATATTCAGGGTAATCGACGTAATGACACTAGTAACAAATCCGGTAGGCCTCCGAAGAAGGACCTCAAATGCTCGTTTTGCGGCGGTCGTTATCACGTCGAGGAACAGTGCTATAAGAAGCTCATACCCGGATTTGTTCCTAAAAACGGTAATACTGTCcctaataataacaataacaggGGTAATTCTAATGTTCAAAATCGTGGTAATAATTCGGGTAAAACTGGTGAAGACAAGGGTCGGGACCCTTCAAAATCCCGCAACCAGAAACCCGAAAAAAACAAAGACCCGTGCCCTTGCTGCGGTAACACTAACCATGGCTTGGCTACTTGTATAAAGTTTTCGACTTTGATCCAAACCCGATTTGGACAATCGGTAAACTCGAATCTCCCGGGGAAAAACACCGTCGGGACCCACGGGAGTCCAAACGATTATCAAAACCCGCCGGAAAATCTGAACAAACAGTCAACATCTCAACAgtaagaataaatttaaagaaaacaaAGGCACCCGcaattttagtaaaaagtattgat carries:
- the LOC130666700 gene encoding NADPH-dependent diflavin oxidoreductase 1; the encoded protein is MEALDIKILYGSETGTAQDIAEGIWKLAKRCELKCSVMSMNDYDIENIINEKLIIFVVSTTGQGECPSNMRKFWRFLLQKKLPDNFIDNLKYAVLGLGDSSYEKYNYAAKKLNKRLSQLGGTSLISIGLADDQHDLGIDATVDPWIQQLWNEINIIYNNIPSISFNIYDNNNKEIEERYDISILSNHHNNNNNDLNKIDRLSDVKVYNNIYMRELDVNDELKVCKIIGNTRITARDHYQDVRLIKLSFDKLVNYEPGDVIYLRPQNSSQQVDNFFNLLNKYNIPLDRNTIIKFKKKEIKLPYILQEPVTLEQLAKQYWDLNYKPRRSTIHLLASISDNQLEKDKFIEFTTSAGQEELFNYINRPRRNIIEVLNDFPHTAKKLNEKILFEIMSPIKPRVFSIASSNKYTKNQIELLVAVVKYKTKLVVPRFGLCSNWLASFKILNDSNDDNEENKILCWLQKGNFKFDYDKPMILIGPGTGLAPFRSLLLERASLKHNLTDTVLFFGCRYKDKDYHCRNDIEKLIDNNNLKVFCAFSRDQENKVYVQHIIRKQGELCWELLSKGGKIYLSGSSKNMPKDVRDEFVNLSKKFGNFNDDQSEEFVKELEKTGRYQTETWA
- the LOC130666706 gene encoding uncharacterized protein LOC130666706 codes for the protein MDTIMMTYLIIIILVVITVTAAPLKIKLSDDIVVNNEIKNDDQEPNSLIKKINDSNKEDKKDLSTLKSKKDNLNEKSSYYQKYSYMIPENKYLSSLYDAKEKLIYNKKIKDSNIFYVRLPPVPYFYVPGLGYISNPPKFSTSNLRPGYSNKLPSFIAQNHHHQKINPFINLPIDFISNGKPISVYQWEKPFKNKKKQSLIKNLKKGPYGFNGKPTSIYLIGPDAQTSFYHQIY